Proteins found in one Desulfobotulus pelophilus genomic segment:
- a CDS encoding ATP-dependent helicase: protein MNLSRAQQDAVVHKDTPALVIAGAGSGKTRTLTAKIAYLLEKGFSADRILAITFTNKAAEEMKTRLIRQTGLSPDNFPWVRTYHSACLQILKKHAERAGYTSPLQILAGYQQQKTLQEILVRLNIDKKETSRLQYKISMAKNHGNPETFIQNLPEIERVQTLEVYRQYEKTLQSINAVDFDNILLKVRDMLRDQKDIRETYRELFQFILVDEYQDSNNLQEELTRLLLGHGNLFCVGDDWQAVYGFRGSNVNHFLRFKETYPDARLFRLEENYRSADEIVQAAGALIQNNPHRMDKHCYSEKMGGTVELYYFYNENEEAKWTGRKIAKLVQGGVPLDRIAVIYRTKFCSLAFEKVFRSMNIPYRMLGSKGFFERMEILDINAYLTAAVFPKDDASFERILNTPKRGIGPAMVKKMQQVRSSGDSLQDAARHLLGKRMLTPKIHSALENLIGILDSIRDMTPDTAIREILARSAYLDYLEQLSKADKGDFTARQENIEELIYTAGQKENLVAYLEEAALVREDKEEDEEKKGRGVNLATVHASKGLEFHSVFVVACEEELFPHWKSMQSAAELEEERRLMYVAMTRAERCLFLSASEFRRGRPSESSRFLAEVQAVIAS, encoded by the coding sequence ATGAATCTTTCCAGGGCTCAGCAGGATGCCGTTGTCCACAAAGACACCCCTGCCCTAGTCATTGCCGGAGCCGGTTCCGGTAAAACACGCACTCTGACAGCCAAAATCGCCTACCTGCTTGAAAAAGGCTTTTCTGCGGATCGCATCCTTGCCATCACCTTCACCAACAAGGCTGCCGAAGAAATGAAAACAAGGCTGATCCGGCAGACAGGTCTTTCTCCGGACAACTTCCCTTGGGTCCGCACCTATCATTCCGCCTGCCTGCAGATCTTAAAAAAGCATGCAGAGCGGGCCGGATATACATCACCTCTGCAAATTCTGGCGGGATATCAGCAGCAGAAAACCCTGCAGGAAATCCTGGTTCGGCTGAATATAGACAAAAAAGAGACTTCACGGCTTCAGTATAAAATATCCATGGCCAAAAACCATGGGAATCCGGAAACCTTCATCCAAAATCTGCCGGAAATTGAAAGGGTTCAGACCCTTGAAGTCTACCGCCAGTATGAAAAAACCCTGCAATCCATCAATGCTGTGGATTTTGACAATATACTTCTCAAAGTACGGGACATGCTCAGGGACCAGAAAGACATCAGGGAAACCTACCGGGAACTTTTCCAATTCATCCTTGTGGACGAATATCAGGATTCCAACAACCTTCAGGAGGAACTGACAAGGCTCCTCCTTGGTCACGGCAATCTCTTCTGCGTGGGAGATGACTGGCAGGCGGTGTACGGCTTCCGGGGCAGCAATGTCAACCACTTTCTCCGTTTTAAAGAAACCTATCCCGATGCCAGACTCTTCCGGCTGGAAGAAAACTACCGCAGTGCCGATGAAATTGTTCAGGCCGCAGGTGCCTTGATCCAAAACAACCCCCACCGCATGGATAAGCACTGTTACTCCGAAAAAATGGGAGGTACGGTGGAACTTTATTATTTCTACAATGAAAATGAAGAAGCCAAGTGGACGGGAAGAAAAATAGCCAAACTGGTACAGGGCGGCGTTCCTCTGGATCGGATTGCGGTGATTTACCGCACCAAGTTCTGCTCCCTTGCCTTTGAAAAAGTGTTCCGGTCCATGAACATCCCCTACCGCATGCTGGGTTCCAAAGGCTTTTTTGAACGAATGGAAATTCTGGATATCAATGCCTACCTCACAGCTGCGGTCTTTCCCAAGGATGACGCCAGCTTCGAACGTATTCTCAATACACCCAAACGGGGAATCGGACCGGCCATGGTCAAAAAAATGCAGCAGGTTCGCTCCTCCGGAGACAGTCTTCAGGATGCAGCCCGCCATCTTTTGGGAAAACGCATGCTTACCCCCAAAATTCACAGTGCTCTGGAAAATCTCATCGGTATTCTGGACAGCATCCGGGACATGACACCGGACACGGCCATACGGGAAATTCTTGCCCGCAGCGCTTATCTGGATTATCTGGAGCAGCTTTCCAAGGCAGACAAGGGCGATTTTACGGCACGCCAGGAAAATATTGAAGAACTGATCTATACAGCAGGGCAGAAAGAAAACCTTGTGGCCTATCTGGAAGAAGCGGCCCTGGTAAGGGAAGACAAAGAAGAAGATGAGGAAAAAAAAGGACGGGGAGTCAATCTTGCCACCGTCCATGCCAGCAAAGGACTGGAATTTCATTCCGTGTTCGTGGTTGCCTGCGAGGAAGAACTCTTCCCCCACTGGAAATCCATGCAGTCGGCAGCAGAACTGGAAGAAGAAAGGCGCCTGATGTATGTAGCCATGACCCGGGCGGAACGCTGCCTTTTTTTAAGTGCTTCGGAATTCCGCCGTGGCAGACCCTCGGAATCCAGCCGCTTTCTTGCGGAAGTTCAGGCCGTTATAGCTAGCTGA
- a CDS encoding MFS transporter, protein MPSSASIEQSLFSFEFIILSLIAFLAFCNISMFYGFNAYLEQAGVPAVWRGVLISLEPFTAFALRPLVSTFISPRNGIRIMGLGLGILALSLGGYALAQDIRYLVLVRICHGLGFVLLVSAVIHVLVLLIPKKRSGQGFGIFTVMTLLPYALLPPLMERLLPWAGSEVRIYVLGAPLFLAALLLLLPLSSRLKKRWVSLPAEAMKKPGFQDMVAGLKHPGVLPLLWVNFLVFTATTMVFFYMKDHLLRLGASNPGLFFTLTTAATLLVRIFCGKFMDGINRAGMLLSFLCLLAFSLCFFSLSTVPVLVLGLALFYGMVIGFLMPQLNAFMFDISPLHLKGMNSNLMLFAMDGGFFMGPLLAGFLLGAGVSYAGLFSLFALLPAMGMFWIWSIRRLAAP, encoded by the coding sequence ATGCCATCTTCAGCATCCATCGAGCAGTCTCTTTTTTCTTTTGAGTTCATCATCTTAAGTCTCATTGCCTTTCTTGCCTTCTGCAACATCTCCATGTTTTACGGCTTCAATGCCTATCTGGAGCAGGCAGGCGTGCCTGCGGTGTGGCGCGGGGTACTGATCAGTCTGGAGCCCTTTACGGCCTTTGCCCTGAGGCCCCTTGTCAGCACCTTCATTTCTCCCCGTAACGGCATCAGAATCATGGGGCTGGGCTTGGGTATTCTGGCCCTTTCCCTTGGGGGATATGCCCTTGCTCAGGATATCCGCTATCTGGTTCTGGTGAGAATCTGCCATGGTCTGGGTTTTGTGCTGCTGGTTTCCGCAGTGATCCATGTGCTGGTGCTGTTGATCCCCAAAAAAAGAAGCGGTCAGGGTTTTGGGATTTTTACGGTCATGACCCTTCTTCCCTACGCCCTGCTGCCGCCTCTGATGGAGAGGCTTCTGCCCTGGGCGGGAAGTGAGGTGAGGATTTACGTACTGGGTGCCCCCCTTTTTCTCGCCGCCCTCCTGCTTCTTCTTCCCCTTTCTTCCCGTCTGAAGAAACGATGGGTGAGTCTGCCCGCTGAAGCCATGAAAAAGCCGGGATTTCAGGATATGGTTGCAGGCCTGAAGCATCCCGGCGTTCTCCCCCTTCTCTGGGTGAACTTTCTGGTTTTTACGGCAACTACCATGGTCTTTTTTTACATGAAGGATCATCTTTTGCGTCTGGGGGCTTCCAATCCGGGGCTTTTTTTCACCCTGACAACGGCCGCCACCCTTTTGGTGCGTATTTTCTGCGGAAAATTTATGGACGGCATCAACCGGGCCGGGATGCTGCTTTCTTTTCTTTGTCTTCTGGCTTTTAGTCTCTGCTTTTTTTCCCTTTCCACAGTGCCTGTTCTGGTTTTGGGGCTGGCCCTTTTTTACGGCATGGTCATCGGCTTTCTCATGCCCCAGCTCAATGCCTTCATGTTTGACATCTCCCCTCTGCATCTCAAAGGGATGAACAGCAATCTCATGCTCTTTGCCATGGACGGAGGCTTTTTCATGGGGCCGCTTCTGGCAGGATTTCTCCTTGGAGCGGGCGTCTCCTATGCCGGTCTTTTTTCCCTTTTTGCCCTGCTTCCGGCCATGGGAATGTTCTGGATCTGGTCCATACGGCGGCTGGCGGCCCCATGA
- a CDS encoding GNAT family N-acetyltransferase, whose amino-acid sequence MDLQIRLMQKEDAPGVVELYRAVYGDHYPVASVYDPEAILAAQEAGDFFRVLAILDGRVVGQTAVYRSGPPNRDLYEEGQGIVLKELRNQDILGKTMGLAHSRIYPEKGLHNLWGEGVCNHVFTHKAGIRLGYISTGIEIDLMPADAYDKEKSSSGRVSALIGFKIKDSERRKVHLHPAYAHILPAFYEGLNLSRDFVAASSPLTDTQSRVTESIYAGAGVARFTFLELGGDFGNILKEKEKEAEDQGCTVIQVFLDLSRPEVVPAIDILRHQAYFLGGALPCWYGDDGILMQKLLHEPNIEGIKLYGERAENILAALVKDREATRRG is encoded by the coding sequence ATGGATCTTCAGATTCGTCTCATGCAGAAAGAGGATGCCCCCGGTGTTGTGGAACTGTACCGGGCCGTGTATGGCGACCATTACCCCGTTGCCAGTGTGTATGACCCCGAAGCCATCCTTGCAGCCCAGGAAGCCGGGGATTTCTTTCGGGTACTGGCCATCCTTGATGGGCGGGTGGTGGGGCAGACAGCCGTTTACCGCTCCGGCCCGCCCAACAGGGATCTCTACGAAGAGGGACAGGGCATTGTACTCAAAGAGCTCCGCAATCAGGATATTCTGGGAAAAACCATGGGCCTTGCCCACAGCAGAATCTATCCGGAAAAAGGGCTGCACAATCTCTGGGGAGAAGGGGTCTGTAACCATGTCTTTACGCATAAAGCGGGAATCCGTCTGGGCTATATCTCCACAGGCATAGAAATTGATCTCATGCCAGCCGATGCCTATGACAAGGAAAAAAGCAGTTCCGGAAGGGTTTCGGCCCTGATCGGCTTTAAAATAAAAGATAGCGAACGCCGCAAGGTACATCTCCACCCCGCCTATGCTCACATCCTGCCCGCTTTCTATGAAGGCCTCAATCTTTCAAGGGATTTTGTTGCGGCATCTTCTCCCCTGACGGATACGCAAAGCAGGGTCACGGAAAGCATCTACGCAGGCGCCGGTGTGGCCCGTTTCACCTTCCTTGAGCTGGGCGGAGATTTCGGGAATATCCTGAAAGAAAAGGAAAAAGAAGCTGAGGATCAGGGCTGCACCGTGATTCAGGTCTTTTTGGATCTCAGCAGGCCGGAGGTGGTTCCAGCCATAGACATTCTCCGCCATCAGGCCTATTTCCTTGGCGGTGCCCTGCCCTGCTGGTACGGAGACGACGGCATTCTCATGCAGAAACTTCTCCATGAACCCAACATTGAAGGCATAAAGCTGTATGGAGAACGGGCGGAAAATATTCTGGCTGCCCTCGTAAAGGACAGGGAGGCCACCCGCAGGGGCTGA
- a CDS encoding nucleotidyltransferase family protein, with protein sequence MRKNARPHPKRDCAVLILAAGKSSRMGQDKAGLPFGNRTVVEHLIALYKKADIHAITVISGDNTPALEALSLEARILPNPAAERGMFSSVQRGLEALSPETQAFFVHPVDIPLVSCPTLLALMHAMETHPHKKAFIPVFQGERGHPPLLRAELVPGLLAFSGEGGLRSFLETTAFLEIPCPDAGIVKDMDTPEAYQSLFLVERLSGSPCPPSDRSAHPSPTP encoded by the coding sequence GTGAGGAAAAATGCCCGCCCCCATCCCAAAAGAGACTGTGCGGTTCTTATCCTTGCCGCAGGAAAATCCAGCCGCATGGGCCAAGACAAGGCAGGGCTTCCCTTCGGAAACCGGACTGTGGTGGAGCATCTCATTGCCCTCTACAAAAAGGCAGATATCCATGCCATCACCGTAATCAGCGGAGACAATACCCCTGCCTTGGAGGCGCTGAGCCTTGAAGCCCGCATCCTGCCCAATCCCGCAGCGGAAAGGGGGATGTTTTCTTCGGTGCAAAGGGGTCTTGAAGCCCTTTCTCCGGAAACGCAGGCCTTTTTTGTCCATCCCGTGGATATTCCCTTAGTGTCCTGCCCCACCCTGCTGGCGCTGATGCATGCCATGGAAACCCATCCCCACAAAAAAGCCTTCATCCCCGTTTTTCAGGGAGAAAGGGGGCACCCGCCCCTGCTCCGTGCGGAACTGGTCCCCGGCCTTCTTGCCTTTTCCGGCGAAGGCGGACTCAGAAGTTTTCTCGAAACAACGGCTTTTCTTGAAATTCCCTGTCCGGATGCGGGTATTGTAAAGGATATGGATACACCGGAAGCCTACCAGAGCCTCTTCCTTGTAGAGAGACTTTCCGGCTCCCCCTGTCCGCCCTCCGACAGATCCGCCCATCCATCCCCCACTCCATGA
- a CDS encoding XdhC family protein, giving the protein MTAMEILSACMEILKKEDPACLVAIISHTGSVPGDEKALMLVKGDGKTQGSVGGGALEMEAMAQARQTMEEGKARHMEARLTPEMAGMPCGGSASLLLLPLKKGAGPELFLLENLVKNLGERRATGFQVSFSHERKEEMEKRSKAFPCRIRILEETRFSMEENSPSSSGSFFISLEPQASLLIFGAGHIAQALCPMALAAGFDPGIFDDRKDYLGTISFPENVPVHSIESFEGCMEGLSVTPSTWILIATYGHSHDHIVLEQALKTQARYIGMVGSRRKRETLFAKLREKGFGDEAISRVHCPVGLAIGAQTPGEIAVSILGEMITIRRKSGL; this is encoded by the coding sequence ATGACAGCCATGGAAATCCTCAGCGCCTGCATGGAAATCCTTAAAAAAGAAGACCCCGCCTGCCTTGTGGCCATCATCTCCCATACAGGCTCTGTGCCCGGCGATGAAAAGGCCCTCATGCTGGTGAAAGGGGATGGCAAAACACAAGGCAGTGTGGGCGGCGGCGCACTGGAAATGGAGGCCATGGCCCAGGCCAGACAAACAATGGAAGAAGGAAAAGCCCGGCACATGGAAGCCCGTCTCACACCGGAGATGGCCGGAATGCCCTGCGGTGGCAGTGCTTCTCTCCTCCTTCTTCCCCTGAAAAAAGGGGCAGGCCCGGAGCTTTTTCTTCTTGAAAATCTTGTGAAAAATCTGGGGGAAAGGCGTGCCACAGGTTTTCAGGTTTCTTTTTCCCATGAAAGAAAAGAGGAGATGGAAAAGAGATCCAAAGCTTTTCCCTGCCGTATCCGCATTCTGGAAGAAACGCGCTTCTCCATGGAAGAAAACAGCCCCTCCTCATCCGGCAGTTTTTTCATAAGCCTTGAACCTCAGGCCAGCCTCCTGATCTTCGGAGCCGGTCACATCGCCCAGGCCCTCTGTCCCATGGCCCTTGCCGCAGGCTTTGACCCCGGCATCTTCGATGACCGCAAAGACTACCTTGGGACCATCTCCTTTCCTGAAAATGTTCCCGTCCACAGCATCGAAAGTTTTGAGGGCTGCATGGAAGGGCTTTCCGTCACCCCTTCCACCTGGATTCTCATTGCCACCTATGGCCACAGCCATGACCACATCGTGCTGGAACAGGCCTTAAAAACCCAGGCCCGCTACATCGGCATGGTGGGCAGCCGCCGCAAGCGGGAAACCCTTTTTGCCAAGCTTCGGGAGAAAGGTTTCGGGGATGAGGCCATCTCCCGAGTACACTGCCCCGTGGGCCTTGCCATTGGGGCCCAGACACCGGGGGAAATTGCCGTGAGCATTCTCGGGGAAATGATCACCATCCGCAGGAAATCAGGCCTGTGA
- a CDS encoding FAD binding domain-containing protein, whose amino-acid sequence MNPVLFPRTKEMLLSMVKAYPEARFMAGGTDLLVALRQKQKALPPLIGLERMAGMGDILKEGEEISIGAACTLREVASHPLTRQHLPLLCQGAASVGGPALRNMATLGGNLCTASPAGDTLPALFLLDARLDLLSETGLRTLSMEAFITGPGRTALLPGELLHRIRISIPQNTPIQHFEKVGNRNAMAIAVASLAALIRMEQGLVTEARLAWGSVGPKVIRSSEAEAALMGKPLREESLKEAAFHAQKAVQPISDIRASADYRKTVSASLLQRLILYRDSDDKGEQS is encoded by the coding sequence ATGAACCCCGTTCTCTTTCCCCGTACAAAGGAAATGCTCCTTTCCATGGTAAAGGCGTATCCCGAAGCCCGGTTCATGGCGGGCGGCACGGATCTTCTGGTGGCCCTGCGTCAGAAGCAAAAAGCCCTGCCCCCCCTCATCGGCCTTGAACGCATGGCGGGCATGGGAGATATCCTGAAAGAAGGAGAGGAGATCTCCATTGGAGCCGCCTGCACCCTGAGGGAAGTGGCAAGCCATCCCCTGACCCGCCAGCACCTGCCCCTGCTCTGTCAGGGGGCCGCATCCGTGGGCGGGCCTGCCCTCCGGAACATGGCCACCCTCGGGGGCAATCTCTGCACCGCTTCTCCGGCAGGCGATACCCTGCCCGCCCTCTTCCTGCTCGACGCCCGGCTGGATCTTCTTTCGGAAACGGGTCTGCGCACCCTTTCCATGGAAGCCTTTATTACAGGTCCGGGCCGTACGGCACTGTTACCCGGTGAGCTTTTGCACCGCATCCGCATTTCCATCCCCCAAAACACCCCCATCCAGCACTTTGAAAAGGTGGGCAACCGCAACGCCATGGCCATCGCCGTGGCAAGCCTTGCCGCCCTGATCCGCATGGAACAGGGCCTTGTGACGGAAGCCCGCCTGGCCTGGGGCAGCGTGGGGCCGAAGGTGATCCGCTCTTCCGAAGCCGAAGCCGCCCTCATGGGAAAACCCCTTCGGGAAGAAAGCCTGAAGGAAGCGGCCTTTCACGCCCAAAAAGCGGTGCAGCCCATCAGCGATATCCGGGCCAGTGCGGACTACAGAAAAACAGTGAGCGCCAGTCTCCTGCAAAGGCTGATCCTGTACCGGGATTCTGATGACAAAGGAGAGCAGTCATGA
- a CDS encoding (2Fe-2S)-binding protein — translation MSKPPENAPISFFLNGSPLSLSVAPGRRVVDLLREDLPLTGTKEGCGTGECGACTLLVDGLPMLSCLMLAAQLEGRNIETVESLEKDPVGEKLITSFEEKGAVQCGYCIPGMEMTALALLRKHPDADREDIRKGLSGNLCRCTGYVKILDAVEDTAKTLKAPKEMP, via the coding sequence ATGTCAAAACCCCCTGAAAACGCTCCCATCTCCTTTTTTCTGAACGGCAGTCCCCTTTCCCTGTCCGTCGCCCCCGGCCGCAGGGTGGTGGATCTTCTCCGGGAAGACCTTCCGCTCACAGGCACCAAGGAAGGCTGCGGAACCGGTGAATGCGGGGCCTGTACCCTCCTTGTGGATGGCCTTCCCATGCTCTCCTGCCTCATGCTGGCGGCCCAGCTGGAAGGCCGCAACATAGAAACCGTTGAAAGCCTTGAAAAAGATCCTGTGGGAGAAAAGCTCATCACCTCCTTTGAAGAAAAGGGAGCCGTGCAGTGTGGCTATTGCATTCCCGGTATGGAAATGACGGCTCTGGCCCTCCTGCGAAAGCATCCTGACGCAGATCGGGAAGATATCCGCAAAGGCCTTTCGGGAAACCTCTGCCGCTGCACAGGGTATGTGAAAATCCTCGATGCCGTGGAAGATACGGCAAAAACCCTTAAGGCCCCAAAGGAGATGCCATGA
- a CDS encoding ATP-binding protein: protein MSTVIPPRETLTVEFKSDHKRLSDTDLIEAIVCLANAEGGDLWLGVEDDGTPTGLHPEHFSLDGLAGLVAARTSPSLTVAVEAIEIKGIRVARIRVPKSPQETATRSGVYLRRRLKHDGTPECVPMLPHDRISRASTFGLLDVSARPVAGATLADLDPLERERLRQNVETFGGDKVLLELEDADLDGVLGLTHRQGDGTRTPTLTGLLLIGRESALRQLVPTHELAFQVMAQEAVRLNEFRRFPLLKALDWLETNFRPYNPEEEVRIGMFRVPVPKVDMDAFREAVANALIHRDYHRLGAVHVRLEDDALVVSNPGGLVEGVTLANILTTEPRPRNPALADALKRIGIVERSGRGVDTIYRGMLRFGRALPDYSRTDAHSVILRMPTGAADLDFLKLIVDEENRLNSRMPVDSLIALSALRQMKRLTIEELAGQIQRDAASAKRTLEALIERGMVEGHGTTRGRSYTLSASLYRNAGDKVAYTRQAAFSALQNEQMVLNYTRQHGGIKRAEVANLCHLSEDQASRLLNKLHKDGKLEKHGQKRWTFYTVLGQ from the coding sequence ATGAGCACCGTCATTCCTCCCAGAGAGACCCTGACCGTTGAGTTCAAAAGCGACCACAAACGCCTTTCGGATACAGATCTGATTGAGGCCATTGTCTGTCTGGCCAATGCCGAAGGCGGTGACCTCTGGCTTGGCGTGGAAGACGATGGCACCCCCACAGGTCTGCATCCCGAGCATTTTTCCCTCGATGGTCTGGCTGGCCTTGTGGCAGCCCGCACCTCCCCGTCCCTGACAGTGGCCGTGGAAGCCATCGAAATCAAAGGTATCCGGGTGGCCAGAATCCGCGTACCCAAAAGCCCGCAGGAAACCGCCACCCGCAGCGGTGTCTATCTACGCAGACGGCTTAAACATGACGGAACGCCGGAATGCGTGCCCATGCTTCCCCATGACCGCATCAGCCGGGCCAGTACTTTCGGCCTTCTGGACGTATCCGCCCGTCCCGTTGCCGGAGCCACACTGGCGGATCTGGACCCTCTGGAGCGCGAACGCCTTCGCCAGAATGTGGAAACCTTCGGCGGTGACAAGGTGCTGCTGGAACTGGAAGACGCGGATCTCGACGGCGTGCTGGGTCTCACCCATAGACAAGGGGACGGCACCCGGACGCCGACCCTCACAGGCCTTCTCCTGATTGGCCGTGAATCCGCCCTGCGCCAGCTGGTACCCACCCATGAACTCGCCTTTCAGGTCATGGCCCAGGAAGCCGTCAGACTAAACGAATTCCGGCGTTTTCCTCTGCTCAAGGCCCTGGACTGGTTAGAAACAAATTTCAGGCCGTACAATCCGGAAGAGGAAGTGCGCATCGGCATGTTCCGCGTACCTGTGCCCAAGGTGGACATGGATGCCTTCCGTGAAGCGGTGGCCAATGCCCTGATCCATCGGGATTATCACCGCCTTGGGGCTGTGCATGTGCGGCTGGAGGATGATGCGCTGGTGGTCAGCAATCCCGGCGGACTGGTGGAAGGCGTGACCCTCGCCAATATCCTCACCACAGAACCGCGCCCCCGTAATCCCGCCCTTGCCGATGCCCTGAAACGTATCGGTATTGTTGAACGCTCCGGACGCGGCGTGGATACCATTTACCGGGGTATGCTGCGCTTTGGCCGGGCCTTACCGGACTATTCCCGCACGGATGCCCATTCCGTTATTCTGCGCATGCCAACGGGTGCTGCGGATCTGGATTTTCTGAAACTGATTGTGGACGAGGAAAACCGTCTGAACAGCAGAATGCCCGTGGACAGCCTCATCGCCCTGTCCGCTCTGCGGCAAATGAAACGCCTGACCATTGAAGAACTGGCGGGGCAGATCCAGCGGGATGCGGCTTCGGCCAAGAGAACCCTGGAAGCCCTCATAGAACGGGGAATGGTGGAGGGGCATGGCACCACCAGAGGTAGAAGCTATACCCTGTCCGCATCCCTTTACCGGAATGCAGGGGACAAAGTGGCCTATACGCGGCAGGCGGCGTTTTCTGCGTTGCAAAATGAACAGATGGTACTGAACTATACGCGGCAACATGGTGGTATCAAACGCGCGGAGGTGGCGAATTTATGCCATCTGTCAGAGGATCAGGCTTCTCGGCTGCTGAATAAACTGCATAAAGACGGTAAATTAGAAAAGCACGGACAAAAAAGATGGACGTTTTACACCGTATTGGGGCAATGA